A window of Maioricimonas rarisocia genomic DNA:
TGCAGCGCGGGCTGGGAGGCCGCTTCGGGAGCGGGTTCTTCCTCGACGACCACCGCCGTCTGCATTTCGGCGAGCGTCTGCTGGCGGATGCGACGGGTGGTGACCAGCAGCAGGAAGATCAGCGCCCCCATCGCACAGACCAGCACCGCGAGGAACGGGAACAGCGTGACCGAATTTCCCGTCTGATGGCGACTGCTCATGGATTTGCTGCAACTGGAGGAGGACGGCAGAAACGACGGAAACCGCGCTGCAGATCAGGCGGCCTTCTGCCGGGCCCGTGTCGAGAGCAGATGCACGGCGGCACTCAGGCTGTGCAGCGTGTCTTCGAAGGTCTCGGCCGAACGGACCGCTTCGAGATTCTCGGTCAGCCGCTGCTGCAGGCCGGCCAGGTTCTCCTCCTGCTCGACGATCTTCGAGAGCAGTGCACTCTGACGCGACAGAGCACCCAACTGGTTCTCGACGGCCGTGGTCGCCTTTTCGAGCCGGCTTTCCCACCCTTCGAACTTCGTCGCCATCGCCGAGACGAGTGCTTCGGTCTGCTCGCGATACGTCGCCTGCACGGCAGTCAGATCATCGTGCACCTGCGACCAGAGCTGTTCGATCTGTTCCCGCGAGGCAGCATCGTGCTGTTGCCGCATCTGCTCGGTCGCCGCGATGGTCTCCGAAAGATTTTCGGAGACCTGTTCGTACGACTGCACGAAGTCCCGCCGCAGACCGGCGAGCTGTTCGGAATGCGAGGAGAGTGTCTGGTCGGCACCGCTGCTGAGCGAGTCGGCAAGCTGCTGCTGCTGCACGTCGAGCGTCTCGTTCCAGCGTGAGCGGAGCGTCTCCATCGAGTCCTGCCATAGCTCCGTCTGCTTCTCGATGAGCGTTTCCGTCCGGTCGAGCAGCGACTCGGCCGCTTTCGATTCCGCCTGCGCCCAGGGGCTGCCTCCGTCGGCCGCGGCGGGAAACAGCGGCAGCAACCGGCGGATGCCGATTTCTTCGACCTGAGCGAGGACGCGCTCTTCGTCCCGCTTCACGAAGAAGTAAGCGAAGACCAGCACCAGCGAGAGGGACAGCGCCAGAGCCGTCGTATCGAACGCGACCGCCAGACCGCCGGTCACTTCGTTGAGCGACGTATCGAGCTGATCGGGCGTGACGTTCGCGATCGCCAGCGTAATGCCCATCACGGTTCCCAGGAAGCCAATGATCGGTACCGCCCAGGTGATCGTCTGCAGCAGCGAATAGCTCTCGAAGAGGCGATCGGCTGCGACGTCGGCGAGGTACTTGAGGTGATCTTCCAGCCCGGCCGCCGACTTCTGTCCACGCACGTAGCTGACGACTCCGTGGCACCGTCGACCGAGGTGCGTGGTCTTCTGCCGGTCGGGCCAGGCATTGATGGTCTCGGCGAGCTGGCCGGCCGTTTCGAGTGATCCGCCTTCGGGCTTCACCGCATCCAGCGACTGCCGCAGTGCCCGTCGCTCGCTGCGCAGTCCTGCCAGTTTGATTCCCAGGATCGACATGCCGACGAACGACATCCCGGCCAGCACGTACTCGAGCGGGTGTCCACAGAAGTACCGCTGGGCGACGTCCCGTCCGACCGGCAGAAACGGCAGCAGCTGGTAAAAGCCGACCGTCAGCAGTCCCCCCCAGATGTAGGGAGAGGTGAGTACGGACCTGGCGAGCGAACGTCGATCGAATGCGCTGTCAAACTCGCTGAGTTCGTCCCGGGTCGGCTCGGTCATCGTCACATACCTTGACTGAATTGCGGTCAGCAACGCGCAAGGGAGGACGATTCGTGTTGGCGCACACGAATTCCAGGCGACAGAACACGCCGCCGCGACATCGACTGCCGCGCAGAGGCCCCCCTCCGACTGCTAAAATCGTCACCACGCGCCGGTCGAATCCATGCAAAGCGGCAGAATCGACCCTGTCGCTACAAGTGCGCCGGCGGTCTGCACGCTGTTGGCGGAGTACGGCAATCAGCTATTCTGCACGTTTTGCACGACCGGCAGGTCGCCGAAACGGCTGCTCTGAAATGCCCGAAATCCAGTACTCGCCCCGACGTCGCCACCTGGTCCGCTTCGATCCCAAGCGGATTCCACATATGTTCGCCGACGTGCTCGTACTGGGTGCGGGAATTGCCGGCGTGCGGGCCGCTCTCGAACTCGATCCGCGGCTGCGGGTGGTCATCGTCACCAAGGACAAACTGGACCTTTCCAGCAGCGCCTGGGCGCAGGGGGGCATCGCGGGTGTCCTCGATCCGACCGACAACGTCGAGAACCATGCCGTCGATACCATCGGTGCCGGTGCGGGGCTCTGCAACGAAGAGGTCGTTCGCAGCGTCGTGCAGGCCGCCCCGGAACTGATCCGCGAGCTGGCCACGTTCGGTGCCCAGTTCGACAAACGGGACGGCGAGATCGCGCTCACGATGGAAGGGGGCCACAGCCATGCCCGCGTCGCTCACGCGCTGGGAGACGCGACCGGCAAGGAGATCATGCGGGCCCTGATCGACACTGTCCGCGGGGCTCGCTGGACCGAGATCTGGGAAGAGACGTTCACGATCGACCTGCTCACCCAGGAGGGAACCTGCCGCGGTGCCCTGGTCTGGAACCCGGATCACGGCAAGACATTCGTCTGGGCCAAGCAGACGATTCTCTGCACCGGCGGAGCGGGTCGGCTGTTTCGGGAAACGACCAACCCCGACATTGCCACCGCAGACGGGCATGCCATCGCCTACCGGGCCGGAGCGCAGCTTCGCGACATGGAGATGATGCAGTTTCACCCGACGGTGCTGTACATCGCCGGCAGCTCGCGTCACCTGATTTCCGAAGCGGTCCGAGGCGAGGGAGCCCATCTGGTCGACAACCGCGGGCATCGCTTCATGCCCGACTACGACGAACGGGCCGAACTGGCTCCCCGTGATATCGTGGCGCGGGCGATCACCGATCAGATGGAGAAGACACGCCACACATGCGTCTATCTCGATCTGAGGCACCTGCCGGCCGATCTGGTCACGCAGCGGTTTCCCCACATCGGGCAGGTCTGCCGCGAGTTCGGCCTGGACATGACGCAGGACCTGATCCCGGTCCGCCCGGGGGCGCATTACATGATCGGCGGACTGAGCGTCGACATGAACGGCCAGACGACACTGCCGGGACTGTGGGCTGCCGGCGAAGTCACCTCCAGTGGCCTGCACGGCGCCAACCGTCTCGCGTCAAACAGTCTGCTCGAAGGGCTGTACTACGGCATTCGAGCCGGACGGGGTGCATCGTCGTCCGCACTCGAGATGCCGGACAACTTCTGCATCGCTCCGCTGGTCTCCGACTGGCCGCGGACGACGCAGGACGATGACGGGCTGAACCTGGTCGACCTGCAGAACTCATTGAGCAGCATCATGTGGCGGAACGTCGGCATCCGTCGCGATGCCGAGGGGCTGCGCTCGGCGGCAGAACAGGTCGACTTCTGGGATCGCTACGTTTCGCAGCGTGAATTCAATACGGTCGAGGGCTGGGAACTGCAGAACATGCTGCTGGTGGCCCGACTGATGATCGAGTCGGCCCTGGTCCGCGAAGAGAGTCGCGGCGTGCATTACCGCAGTGATTTTCCGCAGACGAATGCAGGGCCGGGCGAGCATGTGTCGAT
This region includes:
- a CDS encoding MotA/TolQ/ExbB proton channel family protein — encoded protein: MTEPTRDELSEFDSAFDRRSLARSVLTSPYIWGGLLTVGFYQLLPFLPVGRDVAQRYFCGHPLEYVLAGMSFVGMSILGIKLAGLRSERRALRQSLDAVKPEGGSLETAGQLAETINAWPDRQKTTHLGRRCHGVVSYVRGQKSAAGLEDHLKYLADVAADRLFESYSLLQTITWAVPIIGFLGTVMGITLAIANVTPDQLDTSLNEVTGGLAVAFDTTALALSLSLVLVFAYFFVKRDEERVLAQVEEIGIRRLLPLFPAAADGGSPWAQAESKAAESLLDRTETLIEKQTELWQDSMETLRSRWNETLDVQQQQLADSLSSGADQTLSSHSEQLAGLRRDFVQSYEQVSENLSETIAATEQMRQQHDAASREQIEQLWSQVHDDLTAVQATYREQTEALVSAMATKFEGWESRLEKATTAVENQLGALSRQSALLSKIVEQEENLAGLQQRLTENLEAVRSAETFEDTLHSLSAAVHLLSTRARQKAA
- the nadB gene encoding L-aspartate oxidase, whose product is MPEIQYSPRRRHLVRFDPKRIPHMFADVLVLGAGIAGVRAALELDPRLRVVIVTKDKLDLSSSAWAQGGIAGVLDPTDNVENHAVDTIGAGAGLCNEEVVRSVVQAAPELIRELATFGAQFDKRDGEIALTMEGGHSHARVAHALGDATGKEIMRALIDTVRGARWTEIWEETFTIDLLTQEGTCRGALVWNPDHGKTFVWAKQTILCTGGAGRLFRETTNPDIATADGHAIAYRAGAQLRDMEMMQFHPTVLYIAGSSRHLISEAVRGEGAHLVDNRGHRFMPDYDERAELAPRDIVARAITDQMEKTRHTCVYLDLRHLPADLVTQRFPHIGQVCREFGLDMTQDLIPVRPGAHYMIGGLSVDMNGQTTLPGLWAAGEVTSSGLHGANRLASNSLLEGLYYGIRAGRGASSSALEMPDNFCIAPLVSDWPRTTQDDDGLNLVDLQNSLSSIMWRNVGIRRDAEGLRSAAEQVDFWDRYVSQREFNTVEGWELQNMLLVARLMIESALVREESRGVHYRSDFPQTNAGPGEHVSIVWSDAAAATTH